From Desulfonatronum thiosulfatophilum, a single genomic window includes:
- a CDS encoding heme lyase CcmF/NrfE family subunit, whose translation MHIIPYFSLLAALLISLLGAAACIYQAWEGRSRLLSWVENSQIVVCTLVTISSLFLFYAFYSRDFSLVYVSRYSDLTLPMFYTLTAFWAGQAGSMLFWAWMVVIFGTVWVFSPKYQGLGSQTKVFFWIFFLGVQTFFMYLLTGVQNPFIEISPAPLDGQGLNPLLQHPGMIIHPPTLFLGYAGFTIPACLALASWIAGEKQSWIQVGHNWTLTSWIFLSMGIILGGWWAYLELGWGGYWAWDPVENASLIPWLSATAFLHTAIVGQGRKALGKTNVLLMVLTLVLCFMATYLVRSGVIDSLHAFGDGGVGTPLMLFMIFSMMLTGLILFFGPSRDNQELSGLLSRQGLLVITAWILLTLGLVVMMGTFWPVISSLWSENPMGLDAGFYNRVCLPLFALIAVILMICPWVQWKEGVRHGKWLAALIGIWVALGVVLWFGGIRMPLALIGASAGLGILVSIVMLFVLEPGLRRRRTAWGAYGVHFGLALMVLGIAVSGPYKTEVDAILSPGESMTIRDYTITYQGMETWSTPAMMVFAARLEISRDGEVIGEIRPQRRSYRTWDRPHAKIATRFSLGEELYATLLGFTEDDIISLRMSTHPLVNWVWIGGTLLCLVGFVALRTSRGVRRETETATA comes from the coding sequence ATGCACATCATTCCGTATTTTTCTTTGCTGGCAGCTTTGCTGATCTCTTTACTGGGAGCCGCGGCCTGTATTTATCAGGCATGGGAAGGCAGATCGCGCCTTCTGTCCTGGGTGGAGAACTCCCAGATCGTCGTCTGCACCCTGGTGACCATCAGTTCGTTGTTTCTGTTCTATGCATTCTACAGCCGTGATTTTTCGCTGGTCTACGTCAGCCGCTATTCCGATCTGACCCTGCCGATGTTCTACACCCTGACCGCCTTCTGGGCCGGCCAGGCCGGTTCCATGCTGTTCTGGGCCTGGATGGTGGTCATTTTCGGTACGGTGTGGGTCTTCTCTCCCAAGTACCAGGGGCTGGGGAGCCAGACCAAGGTCTTTTTCTGGATTTTTTTTCTCGGCGTCCAGACCTTCTTCATGTACCTGCTCACCGGGGTCCAAAACCCGTTCATTGAAATTTCTCCCGCTCCCCTGGACGGCCAGGGGTTGAACCCTCTGCTCCAGCATCCGGGGATGATCATTCACCCGCCCACGCTGTTTCTGGGATACGCCGGGTTTACTATTCCGGCCTGTCTGGCCCTGGCCAGCTGGATTGCCGGAGAAAAACAATCCTGGATTCAGGTCGGCCACAACTGGACCCTGACTTCCTGGATCTTTCTCTCCATGGGCATCATCCTCGGCGGATGGTGGGCGTACCTGGAATTGGGCTGGGGCGGCTACTGGGCCTGGGATCCCGTAGAAAACGCTTCCCTGATTCCCTGGCTCAGCGCTACGGCCTTCCTGCACACCGCCATCGTTGGCCAGGGCCGCAAAGCCCTGGGCAAGACGAACGTGCTCCTGATGGTCCTGACTCTGGTCTTGTGCTTCATGGCCACCTATCTGGTGCGCAGCGGAGTAATCGATTCCCTGCATGCCTTCGGCGACGGCGGCGTGGGAACCCCGCTGATGCTGTTTATGATTTTCAGCATGATGCTCACGGGTTTGATCCTCTTTTTCGGACCCAGTCGTGATAATCAGGAGCTGAGCGGCCTGCTCAGCCGACAAGGTCTGCTCGTGATCACGGCCTGGATCCTGCTGACTCTGGGTCTGGTGGTCATGATGGGAACCTTCTGGCCGGTGATCAGTTCCCTGTGGAGTGAAAATCCCATGGGTCTGGATGCAGGCTTCTACAACCGTGTCTGCCTGCCGCTCTTCGCGCTGATCGCCGTCATCCTGATGATTTGCCCTTGGGTGCAGTGGAAAGAGGGCGTTCGCCACGGCAAGTGGTTGGCGGCATTGATCGGAATCTGGGTGGCTCTGGGCGTGGTGCTCTGGTTCGGCGGCATCCGCATGCCCCTGGCGCTGATCGGAGCAAGCGCCGGTCTGGGAATTCTGGTCAGCATCGTGATGCTGTTTGTTCTGGAGCCCGGGCTGCGCCGGCGACGTACCGCGTGGGGCGCATACGGAGTGCACTTCGGACTGGCGCTGATGGTTTTGGGCATTGCCGTTTCCGGACCCTACAAGACCGAGGTCGATGCGATCCTGTCTCCCGGCGAATCCATGACCATCAGGGATTACACCATAACCTACCAGGGCATGGAGACGTGGAGCACTCCGGCGATGATGGTTTTTGCCGCACGACTGGAAATTTCCAGGGACGGCGAAGTCATCGGCGAGATCAGGCCGCAGCGGCGCAGCTACCGCACCTGGGATCGTCCCCATGCGAAAATCGCCACCCGGTTCAGCCTAGGCGAGGAACTCTATGCAACCCTGCTGGGCTTTACCGAGGATGACATCATCAGCCTGAGGATGAGCACGCATCCGCTGGTGAACTGGGTCTGGATCGGCGGGACCTTGCTGTGTCTGGTGGGGTTTGTCGCATTACGCACATCTCGAGGCGTGCGGCGGGAAACCGAAACAGCCACCGCCTGA
- a CDS encoding cytochrome c maturation protein CcmE: MRKAKNSRMVYAVALVLFIAGFGTLLMTGLKQNSIYFLNVSEALAMPVEDIRQIRLFGTVAKEGLAYDADSMGVQFLLEDSDDPSKRIPVQFRGVVPDLFEPGAEVILEGGYQAQAEYFHAKTLMTKCPSKYEAENRSG, from the coding sequence ATGAGAAAAGCAAAAAATTCGCGAATGGTGTATGCCGTCGCTTTGGTTCTGTTTATTGCTGGTTTCGGGACGTTGCTGATGACTGGTTTGAAGCAAAACAGTATCTATTTTCTTAATGTTTCCGAGGCATTGGCGATGCCTGTCGAGGATATTCGACAGATCCGCCTCTTTGGCACCGTGGCCAAGGAGGGACTGGCGTACGACGCGGATTCCATGGGTGTGCAGTTTCTTCTGGAGGACAGCGACGATCCTTCTAAGCGAATTCCCGTACAGTTTCGCGGCGTCGTGCCGGATCTCTTCGAGCCCGGGGCCGAGGTGATCCTGGAGGGCGGGTACCAGGCCCAGGCCGAGTACTTCCATGCCAAGACCCTGATGACCAAGTGTCCGTCCAAGTATGAAGCGGAGAACCGTTCCGGCTGA
- a CDS encoding ABC transporter ATP-binding protein, whose translation MTSTAEIPLIRLEGLTKSFGPVRANNNISFDIHGGRILALLGENGAGKSTLMSILAGRLHPDAGRILVRGRETRFASPKDSIAAGIGMVYQSFMLVNAMTVAENVLLGQEKSFWLSRRAMEREVGDLASRFNLAIDPGSRIADLSMGERQLVEILKLLYRQSQILIFDEPTAVLTPVEAAHLFEALRNMAEQGKAIIFISHKMEEVIAVADDVAVLRGGEVVGQWEADEIQSKEELASRMMGRSVSLDIDRTESIPGEEVLRIEHLSGPRLDDVNLVVREGEVMALVGVAGNGQKELVETVAGLRPPGAGRVEVLGKEWADFFANPSWKETLSYIPEDRLGLAVCREMTLTDNFLLTTRQGFCRGMWLQRRAARETVVQKVKEFNVQPGRPDMTAGRLSGGNLQKLVLAREFYRNSRLIVAEQPTQGLDISSTEEVWRQLLQARAHAGILLVTGDLREAVTLADRIAVIFRGRIMDDFSVDDKERMKRIGMLMAGAQ comes from the coding sequence GTGACCTCCACCGCGGAAATCCCTTTGATACGCCTGGAAGGCCTGACCAAGTCCTTCGGGCCGGTGCGGGCCAACAACAACATCAGTTTCGACATCCATGGCGGTCGAATCCTGGCTTTGCTCGGCGAGAACGGGGCGGGCAAAAGCACGCTGATGAGTATTCTGGCCGGACGCCTGCACCCGGATGCCGGTCGGATTCTTGTCCGGGGCCGGGAGACCCGGTTCGCCTCGCCCAAGGACTCCATCGCGGCGGGCATCGGCATGGTGTACCAGAGCTTCATGCTGGTCAATGCGATGACCGTGGCCGAGAATGTGCTTTTGGGCCAGGAGAAATCGTTCTGGCTTTCCCGCCGGGCCATGGAGCGAGAAGTGGGTGATCTGGCCAGCCGGTTCAACCTGGCCATTGATCCCGGCTCCAGAATCGCGGATCTGTCCATGGGCGAGCGGCAGTTGGTGGAAATTCTGAAGCTGCTGTACCGTCAAAGCCAGATCTTGATTTTCGACGAACCCACGGCGGTTCTCACTCCGGTGGAGGCGGCGCATCTCTTTGAAGCTTTGAGGAACATGGCTGAGCAGGGCAAGGCCATCATTTTCATCAGCCACAAGATGGAGGAAGTGATCGCTGTCGCCGACGACGTGGCTGTGTTGCGCGGCGGAGAAGTGGTCGGCCAGTGGGAAGCCGATGAAATTCAGTCCAAGGAAGAGCTGGCCAGTCGGATGATGGGGCGCAGCGTCTCACTGGACATTGACCGGACGGAATCGATTCCCGGTGAGGAAGTCCTGCGCATCGAGCATCTCAGTGGTCCTCGCCTGGATGACGTGAACCTGGTTGTGCGCGAGGGAGAGGTCATGGCCCTGGTGGGCGTGGCGGGAAACGGGCAAAAGGAACTGGTGGAAACCGTGGCCGGACTGCGTCCGCCGGGAGCAGGGCGGGTGGAGGTCCTGGGCAAGGAATGGGCTGATTTTTTCGCCAATCCCTCTTGGAAGGAGACCTTGAGCTATATCCCCGAAGACCGTCTGGGCCTGGCTGTCTGTCGGGAAATGACCCTGACGGACAATTTTTTATTGACGACCCGCCAGGGATTCTGCAGGGGAATGTGGCTGCAACGTAGGGCGGCCAGGGAGACAGTTGTCCAGAAGGTCAAGGAATTCAACGTACAGCCCGGCAGGCCGGATATGACCGCGGGCCGGTTGTCCGGCGGGAATCTGCAAAAGCTGGTCCTGGCCCGGGAATTCTATCGCAACTCCCGGCTAATCGTGGCCGAACAACCCACCCAAGGTCTGGATATCTCTTCCACCGAGGAAGTGTGGCGTCAGCTTCTGCAGGCCCGCGCCCATGCCGGAATTCTCCTGGTCACCGGAGATTTGCGCGAAGCCGTGACTCTGGCCGACCGCATCGCAGTCATTTTTCGAGGCCGGATCATGGATGACTTTTCCGTGGACGACAAGGAACGTATGAAACGCATCGGCATGCTCATGGCTGGAGCGCAGTAG
- a CDS encoding ABC transporter permease — protein sequence MPIELIIALLAAAVQSGTPILYATLGEMVTEKSGVLNLGVEGMMMVGALGAFWFSLTTGSPWLGFLMGGFCAAMLAALHGMVCLGFQGNQVVSGLALTILGTGLANFLGTPLIGSQGIGFFRVPLPVLSDIPVLGPILFNHDVLVYLSFGLPVLIWLFFRHTRLGLHLRSVGENPAAAATAGLNVIGLRWLGIIMGGFLVGLGGAYLSLAYIHLWTSGLTAGRGWIAVALVIFSFWRPGRAVFGAYLFGGVMAFQLRLQATGTDIPSSFLLMLPYALTILVLVASTMTGRGSAAPAALGVNIPPEE from the coding sequence ATGCCCATTGAACTCATCATCGCTTTGCTTGCCGCGGCCGTGCAGTCCGGGACGCCGATTCTGTATGCGACGCTGGGAGAGATGGTTACGGAGAAATCCGGCGTGCTCAACCTGGGCGTCGAGGGGATGATGATGGTCGGGGCGTTGGGTGCGTTCTGGTTCAGTCTGACCACCGGCAGCCCCTGGCTGGGGTTCTTGATGGGCGGTTTTTGCGCCGCGATGTTGGCCGCGTTGCACGGCATGGTCTGCTTGGGGTTCCAGGGCAACCAGGTGGTTTCCGGCCTGGCCCTGACTATCCTAGGAACAGGCTTGGCCAATTTCTTGGGCACGCCCCTGATCGGATCCCAGGGCATCGGTTTTTTCAGGGTCCCGTTGCCCGTATTGTCGGACATTCCCGTTCTGGGACCGATTCTTTTCAACCACGACGTCCTGGTCTACCTTTCCTTCGGGTTGCCGGTACTGATCTGGCTGTTCTTTCGCCATACCCGGCTGGGGTTGCATCTGCGCTCCGTGGGCGAAAACCCGGCAGCCGCGGCCACGGCCGGATTGAACGTGATCGGCCTGCGCTGGCTGGGGATCATCATGGGTGGGTTTCTGGTCGGATTGGGGGGAGCCTATCTGTCCCTGGCCTACATTCATCTCTGGACCAGCGGGTTGACCGCCGGGCGGGGATGGATCGCCGTGGCCCTGGTCATATTTTCATTCTGGCGACCGGGGCGGGCCGTATTCGGCGCCTATCTCTTCGGCGGCGTGATGGCCTTTCAATTGCGCCTGCAAGCCACGGGAACGGATATTCCGTCCTCATTCCTGCTGATGCTTCCCTATGCCTTGACCATTCTGGTGCTGGTCGCCTCCACCATGACCGGCCGGGGCAGCGCGGCTCCTGCTGCCCTGGGCGTGAACATCCCACCTGAGGAATAA